One Nitrospinota bacterium DNA window includes the following coding sequences:
- a CDS encoding type II secretion system protein M, translated as MMDFSRFSRRERLWLFFGGGAIVLILLYFAVAEPLMDRCRAMDGEIAGLAERVERYRAVVAGAGTDGQRQGAYQAALKSVEDACFTADTDALAAAQMAELVRAKALAAGITLGTSKPEKAADFHGYRALNLSVTFNAPLAALADFMREMENDQKRMQIQEAKIASQRQDYPDDVAETLSVRLLIAGLRYLPPNTNAEAKQ; from the coding sequence ATGATGGACTTCTCCCGTTTTTCCCGGCGCGAACGGCTTTGGCTGTTTTTCGGCGGGGGCGCTATCGTCCTCATCCTGCTCTATTTCGCCGTGGCGGAACCGCTGATGGACCGCTGCCGCGCGATGGACGGCGAGATCGCCGGGCTGGCGGAGCGCGTGGAGCGCTACCGCGCGGTGGTCGCCGGGGCGGGGACGGACGGGCAGCGGCAGGGGGCGTATCAGGCCGCCCTGAAATCGGTTGAGGATGCCTGTTTTACCGCCGATACCGACGCATTGGCCGCCGCGCAGATGGCCGAATTGGTGCGGGCGAAGGCGCTGGCCGCCGGCATCACGCTGGGAACCAGCAAGCCGGAAAAGGCGGCGGATTTCCACGGCTACCGCGCCCTCAATTTGAGCGTGACTTTTAACGCGCCGCTCGCGGCGCTTGCCGATTTTATGCGGGAGATGGAGAACGACCAAAAACGGATGCAGATACAGGAGGCGAAGATCGCCTCCCAGCGGCAGGATTATCCCGACGACGTGGCCGAGACCCTTTCGGTGCGGCTGCTGATCGCGGGATTGCGGTATCTGCCCCCCAACACCAACGCGGAGGCGAAACAATGA
- a CDS encoding PilN domain-containing protein, which translates to MREIAVVDIRDGFSAAAVYAEGLQGGAVKGTALIKGSFLREAAAAQVKEALDKISPDPDYLILLLPRSLFHLTSAHIPARDAEMLARMMEFEVPRHFPIPADRLVHSYTVAERTDAGYTVNLAGLKLEDFNAYYDAARAAGLHADIVSLFSAAFLPAAGDAPRASADIARDGFDLTLAHGKKTVYSRWLRFKPELDERDFFSAGILADTPAPQVADQIAAEFDRLKLASGVDNLPEYLDNLTITGGAARLRQAAANRLAARAELKSAKVKTLPVEKENDGVEYAAAAFAAAGFYHDGAAFNFIPKTQRRLRHHIVRRLLRGAAAVIAALMVVWAGTAYGVRWKAMHRLETELAALKSEVRKGEGLQLRMGEYQAYFDGMNAFAAQKSFNLEMLAALTGGLPRDTFITELEFRPCAVTIAGVSANATSLLKAMEGSGGLKNAQMLAAVQTTPAGERFKLGMECK; encoded by the coding sequence ATGCGTGAAATAGCGGTTGTGGATATCAGGGACGGCTTCAGCGCCGCCGCCGTGTATGCCGAAGGGCTGCAAGGGGGGGCGGTGAAGGGAACCGCCCTGATAAAGGGTTCCTTCCTGCGGGAAGCCGCCGCCGCGCAGGTGAAAGAGGCGCTCGACAAGATTTCCCCCGATCCCGATTATCTCATCCTCCTTTTGCCGCGCTCCCTGTTCCACCTCACCTCCGCGCATATCCCGGCCCGCGACGCCGAGATGCTGGCGCGGATGATGGAATTCGAGGTGCCGCGCCATTTCCCCATTCCCGCCGACCGCCTTGTCCACTCCTACACGGTGGCGGAGCGGACGGATGCCGGTTACACGGTGAACCTCGCGGGGCTCAAGCTGGAAGATTTCAACGCCTATTACGATGCCGCCCGCGCGGCGGGGCTTCACGCCGATATCGTTTCGCTTTTTTCCGCGGCGTTTTTGCCGGCGGCGGGGGATGCGCCCCGCGCATCCGCCGATATCGCGCGGGACGGTTTTGACCTGACCCTCGCGCACGGCAAAAAAACAGTCTATTCACGCTGGCTCCGCTTCAAGCCGGAGCTGGACGAGCGGGATTTTTTCAGCGCCGGCATTTTGGCCGACACCCCCGCCCCGCAGGTGGCCGATCAGATCGCCGCCGAGTTTGACCGTCTTAAGCTGGCGTCCGGGGTGGACAATCTGCCGGAGTATCTGGATAACCTGACGATCACCGGCGGCGCGGCGCGGCTGCGGCAAGCGGCGGCAAACCGCCTTGCCGCGCGGGCCGAACTGAAGAGCGCCAAAGTAAAGACGCTTCCCGTGGAAAAAGAAAATGACGGGGTGGAATATGCCGCCGCCGCGTTCGCCGCGGCCGGGTTTTATCATGATGGCGCGGCGTTCAACTTCATCCCGAAAACCCAGCGGCGGCTGCGGCACCATATCGTGCGGCGGCTGTTGCGCGGCGCGGCGGCGGTAATCGCGGCGCTTATGGTGGTGTGGGCCGGCACGGCCTACGGCGTCCGATGGAAGGCGATGCACCGCCTCGAAACGGAACTGGCGGCGCTCAAGAGCGAGGTGCGCAAAGGGGAGGGGTTGCAACTCAGGATGGGGGAGTATCAGGCCTACTTTGACGGCATGAACGCATTCGCCGCCCAAAAATCGTTCAACCTTGAAATGCTTGCGGCGCTCACCGGCGGGCTGCCGCGCGACACCTTCATCACCGAGCTTGAATTCCGCCCCTGCGCCGTCACTATCGCCGGGGTCTCCGCCAATGCCACGTCCCTGTTGAAGGCGATGGAGGGTTCCGGCGGATTGAAGAACGCGCAGATGCTGGCGGCGGTGCAGACCACCCCCGCCGGGGAACGCTTCAAACTGGGGATGGAGTGCAAATGA
- a CDS encoding MBL fold metallo-hydrolase produces the protein MADRSKSLNANVTGEFFVDATCINSGACRAVAPAVFAERHGRSYVQRQPTNDEERALALMASAACPAGSIGPSAEEAGAPAVELFPQKIADNVYYNGYNSPLSFGASSYLIRRPEGNVLIDAPRFEPDLVRRLEQMGGVALMFLTHRDDVGEHERFAAHFGCKRIMHRSDLHRGLTAVEVTVEGVEPVRLAGDLLVIPVPGHTKGSICLLHGAFLFTGDHLAQNPNRTHPTAFNNHCWYSRQEQTASMKRLAAYDFEWILPGHGGRAHYPLGEMKQKMAECIAWMESVQART, from the coding sequence ATGGCCGACCGATCAAAATCGCTCAACGCTAACGTCACTGGCGAGTTTTTCGTCGATGCCACCTGCATCAACAGCGGCGCGTGCCGCGCCGTGGCTCCGGCCGTCTTTGCCGAGCGCCACGGGCGATCATACGTCCAACGCCAGCCAACGAACGATGAGGAGCGCGCGCTGGCGCTGATGGCAAGCGCGGCATGTCCCGCAGGCTCCATCGGCCCGTCGGCGGAAGAGGCGGGGGCGCCGGCCGTCGAACTCTTTCCGCAAAAGATCGCGGACAATGTGTACTACAACGGCTACAACTCGCCGCTCAGTTTCGGCGCATCGTCATACCTTATCCGGCGGCCGGAAGGGAACGTGCTTATCGATGCGCCGCGCTTCGAACCGGATCTGGTACGGCGGCTGGAGCAGATGGGGGGCGTGGCGCTGATGTTTCTCACCCACAGGGATGATGTGGGGGAACACGAGCGGTTCGCCGCGCATTTCGGCTGCAAACGGATCATGCACCGATCCGACCTGCATCGCGGGTTGACTGCGGTGGAGGTGACGGTGGAAGGCGTTGAGCCTGTGCGGCTGGCCGGCGACCTGTTGGTGATCCCGGTGCCGGGGCATACCAAAGGCTCCATCTGCCTGTTGCACGGCGCGTTCCTTTTCACCGGCGACCATCTGGCGCAAAACCCAAACCGCACCCATCCCACGGCTTTCAACAACCATTGCTGGTATTCGCGGCAAGAGCAGACCGCCTCGATGAAACGGCTGGCGGCATACGACTTTGAATGGATACTTCCCGGCCACGGCGGCAGGGCGCACTACCCGTTGGGGGAGATGAAACAAAAAATGGCCGAGTGCATCGCTTGGATGGAAAGCGTACAGGCGCGCACCTGA
- a CDS encoding putative toxin-antitoxin system toxin component, PIN family, translated as MKQVVIDTNVFISAILNPKGSPAAIFKLEREKKIKILVFHPILQEYRKTLSYPHLQKKHGLSTEQIGKKMLRLVKYGKFINPETKLDIIADDPDDNIFLECAVAGEVDYIISGGKHLKDLKNFSGIKILDPAAFLNISGHDHD; from the coding sequence ATGAAGCAGGTTGTTATTGATACCAATGTCTTTATAAGCGCCATTCTCAATCCAAAGGGGAGTCCTGCCGCGATTTTCAAGCTGGAGAGGGAAAAGAAAATCAAAATACTGGTTTTCCACCCGATCCTGCAAGAATATAGAAAGACTTTGTCGTATCCCCATCTCCAAAAGAAACACGGCTTGTCAACAGAACAAATCGGCAAAAAGATGTTGCGCCTTGTGAAATATGGAAAGTTTATTAATCCGGAAACGAAGCTGGACATTATTGCCGATGATCCCGATGACAATATATTTCTTGAGTGCGCCGTCGCGGGCGAAGTCGATTACATAATCTCCGGCGGCAAACACCTGAAAGACCTGAAAAATTTCAGTGGCATTAAAATTCTCGATCCCGCCGCCTTCTTGAATATCAGCGGACATGATCATGATTAG
- a CDS encoding type II toxin-antitoxin system Phd/YefM family antitoxin yields the protein MKKSVTAMEARKNFGNMLNKVALKDDKYIISRAGKPIAAVVSIGELKRMEQSEEEAREEFYAWVDDMRAKFKGTKPKEIERLVKDAVAWARKQPD from the coding sequence ATGAAAAAATCGGTTACCGCGATGGAAGCCCGCAAGAACTTCGGGAACATGCTTAACAAAGTTGCTTTGAAAGACGACAAATATATTATCAGCCGTGCCGGAAAGCCGATTGCGGCGGTGGTGTCTATCGGCGAGTTAAAGAGAATGGAGCAATCGGAAGAAGAGGCGCGTGAGGAGTTTTATGCATGGGTGGATGACATGCGGGCAAAATTTAAGGGAACAAAGCCCAAAGAGATTGAAAGACTTGTTAAGGATGCCGTTGCATGGGCAAGAAAACAACCTGACTGA
- a CDS encoding rubredoxin: MEKFQCSVCGYIYDPEKGDPIGGAAPGTPFEALPHSWACPRCNARKDKFYPGVTMPKKPSVLARLYFTEDIAYYFIAFILFFSAAALIGIAVMHLAKGLTTINILNVVNDVLLVVIILEIFSTVLLYLTERRISLTPFILIGVISSIRRILMVSAMMSVQDPMSAEFFDRSIKELVVSTGIVVALIAAYYLLTKVLPQAERCVGCLGKERREE; the protein is encoded by the coding sequence ATGGAAAAATTTCAATGCAGCGTATGCGGATACATATACGATCCCGAAAAAGGGGATCCAATAGGCGGCGCGGCCCCCGGCACCCCGTTTGAGGCGCTTCCGCACTCGTGGGCCTGCCCCCGGTGCAACGCGCGGAAAGACAAATTCTACCCCGGCGTAACGATGCCAAAAAAGCCGTCGGTGCTGGCCCGGCTTTACTTCACCGAAGACATCGCCTACTACTTCATAGCCTTCATCCTCTTTTTCTCGGCGGCGGCGCTCATCGGCATCGCGGTGATGCACCTGGCCAAAGGGCTTACCACCATCAATATCCTCAACGTGGTGAACGACGTGCTGCTGGTGGTCATCATTCTGGAGATATTCAGCACGGTGCTGCTCTACCTCACGGAGCGGCGCATCTCGCTCACGCCGTTTATCCTCATCGGCGTTATCTCATCCATCCGGCGCATCCTGATGGTGAGCGCCATGATGAGCGTGCAGGACCCCATGAGCGCCGAGTTCTTCGACCGCTCCATCAAGGAACTGGTGGTGAGCACCGGCATAGTGGTCGCCCTTATCGCCGCCTACTATCTGCTGACCAAGGTGCTTCCCCAAGCGGAACGCTGCGTGGGGTGCCTGGGGAAAGAACGGCGGGAAGAGTAG
- a CDS encoding menaquinone biosynthesis protein, whose translation MPLTNLAAQYQAGYRLKFGCHDFLNSQPIVYPIKEGLVDTPFETVFAPPGDLADMLKDGALDLAFIPAVEYARIHGLRIVPGFSIAALGPVQTVLLFSKHRIEEIDTVAVDHRSRTSVSLLRVLMAEFYKKEVEFAITRDVHGFLDAAEDATLVIGDESFRDAHGRHVYDLSELWHRFTGLPFVFAVLCVAPGCEAHAAVAALRRAKEVGMGVLDEICRASAARAGITVGECRDYLMNRIRYDLTDADVKGLRLFLELAHKHQVVHAFAPVAFYPG comes from the coding sequence ATGCCGCTGACCAATCTCGCCGCGCAATATCAGGCCGGGTACCGGCTGAAATTCGGCTGCCACGATTTTCTCAATTCGCAGCCGATTGTCTACCCGATAAAAGAGGGGCTGGTCGATACGCCGTTTGAAACCGTTTTCGCGCCGCCCGGCGACTTGGCCGACATGCTGAAGGACGGCGCGCTCGACCTGGCGTTCATCCCCGCCGTGGAATACGCCCGCATCCACGGGCTGCGCATTGTTCCCGGCTTTTCCATCGCCGCGCTGGGGCCGGTGCAAACGGTGCTCCTTTTCTCAAAGCACAGGATAGAAGAAATTGACACCGTGGCGGTGGATCACCGCAGCCGGACGTCCGTTTCGCTGCTGCGGGTGCTGATGGCGGAGTTTTACAAAAAAGAGGTGGAGTTCGCCATCACGCGCGACGTCCACGGTTTTCTCGACGCGGCGGAGGACGCCACGCTGGTGATCGGCGACGAATCGTTCCGCGACGCGCATGGGCGGCATGTGTACGACCTGTCGGAGCTATGGCACCGTTTCACCGGCCTGCCGTTCGTTTTCGCGGTGCTCTGCGTGGCGCCGGGATGCGAAGCGCATGCCGCGGTGGCGGCGTTGCGGCGGGCCAAGGAGGTGGGGATGGGGGTGCTGGACGAAATCTGCCGCGCTTCCGCCGCGCGCGCGGGGATAACGGTGGGGGAGTGCCGCGATTACCTGATGAACCGCATCCGCTACGACCTCACGGACGCCGATGTGAAGGGGCTGCGGCTCTTTCTGGAACTGGCGCACAAGCATCAGGTGGTGCATGCCTTCGCGCCGGTCGCCTTTTACCCCGGCTGA
- the mqnE gene encoding aminofutalosine synthase MqnE produces MAIDLKNIREKVAAGLRLSFEDGVFLMTSPDLLEIGAIADIVRRRKNGRRAHYIVNAHINHTNICVNKCRFCAFQRGAEEEGAYAMSLETVMEEARGGWAPGVSEFHIVGGLHPGLPYSYYRGMIAALHQAYPDVHLQAFTAVEIDYFARIGNMGMEETLRDLKDAGLGSLPGGGAEIFDPVIRKKICPDKISGERWLEVHGAAHRAGMRSNATMLYGHIESPEHRVDHLIQLRGQQDRTGGFLAFIPLAFHPLNTDFDERHFTTGQLDIRMLAVSRLMLDNFDHIKAFWIMISPQISQMSLFFGADDVDGTVIEEKITAAAGAQSGKAFTEARLVELIREAGFEPFRRDTLYNSAGAAPEREPAAVSA; encoded by the coding sequence ATGGCGATTGATCTGAAAAACATCCGGGAGAAGGTGGCGGCCGGCCTGCGCCTTTCGTTCGAGGACGGCGTTTTCCTGATGACCTCCCCCGATCTGCTCGAGATCGGCGCCATCGCCGATATCGTCCGCCGCCGCAAAAACGGCCGCCGCGCCCACTACATCGTCAACGCGCACATCAATCACACCAACATCTGCGTGAACAAGTGCCGCTTCTGCGCCTTCCAGCGCGGCGCGGAGGAGGAGGGAGCCTACGCCATGAGCCTTGAAACGGTGATGGAGGAGGCGAGGGGCGGCTGGGCTCCCGGCGTGTCGGAATTCCACATCGTCGGCGGCCTGCACCCCGGCCTGCCGTACAGTTACTACCGCGGCATGATCGCCGCGCTGCATCAGGCGTATCCCGATGTTCATTTGCAGGCGTTCACCGCCGTGGAGATAGACTACTTCGCCCGCATCGGCAACATGGGTATGGAAGAGACCCTGCGCGACCTCAAGGATGCGGGCCTCGGCTCGCTGCCGGGCGGAGGGGCGGAGATTTTCGATCCCGTCATACGCAAAAAAATCTGTCCTGACAAAATTTCCGGCGAGCGGTGGCTGGAGGTGCATGGGGCCGCGCACCGCGCCGGTATGCGGTCCAACGCCACCATGCTCTATGGCCACATCGAATCGCCGGAGCACCGCGTGGATCACCTCATACAACTGCGCGGGCAGCAGGACCGCACCGGCGGCTTCCTCGCCTTCATTCCGCTGGCGTTCCACCCGCTCAACACCGATTTCGACGAGCGGCATTTCACCACCGGCCAGCTCGACATACGGATGCTGGCGGTATCGCGCCTGATGCTGGACAACTTCGATCACATCAAGGCGTTTTGGATCATGATATCGCCGCAAATTTCGCAGATGTCGCTCTTTTTCGGCGCGGACGACGTGGACGGCACGGTGATAGAGGAAAAGATCACCGCCGCCGCCGGGGCGCAGAGCGGCAAGGCGTTCACCGAGGCGCGGCTGGTGGAGCTGATACGCGAGGCCGGCTTCGAGCCGTTCAGGCGCGATACCCTGTACAATTCCGCCGGCGCCGCGCCGGAGCGGGAACCCGCCGCGGTTTCGGCGTGA
- a CDS encoding inorganic diphosphatase, giving the protein MRHFNPWHSLETGENAPATVNALIEIPMGSKVKYELDKKSGLMVVDRVLYGAVYYPANYGFIPRTYCEDNDPLDILVLCQEEVLPRTIMEAKVIGSMAMIDGGAEDDKIIAVFPGDPGFAQYNDISELPKFLLAELRKFFEDYKKLENKAVKIEDFYHRDGAIQMVRDAMALYEANKDKLREGL; this is encoded by the coding sequence ATGAGACATTTCAATCCCTGGCATTCCCTTGAAACGGGCGAAAACGCCCCTGCCACCGTCAACGCGCTTATCGAAATCCCGATGGGGTCGAAAGTGAAATATGAGCTGGATAAAAAAAGCGGCCTGATGGTGGTCGACCGCGTGCTGTACGGCGCGGTCTATTATCCGGCCAACTACGGGTTTATCCCGCGGACCTACTGCGAGGACAATGACCCGCTGGATATTCTGGTGCTCTGCCAGGAAGAGGTGTTGCCCCGCACCATCATGGAGGCGAAGGTGATCGGTTCCATGGCGATGATCGACGGCGGCGCGGAAGACGACAAGATCATCGCGGTGTTCCCCGGCGACCCGGGTTTCGCGCAATACAACGACATCAGCGAGCTGCCGAAGTTCCTGCTGGCGGAACTGCGCAAGTTTTTCGAGGATTATAAAAAGCTGGAGAACAAGGCGGTGAAGATAGAGGACTTCTACCACCGCGACGGCGCCATCCAGATGGTGCGCGACGCGATGGCGCTGTACGAGGCCAACAAGGACAAGCTCCGCGAAGGGCTCTGA
- a CDS encoding response regulator translates to MPGTFEGLKALAVDDYENTRKKLVVILQQLGISVLEAANGVEALEVLRTSKVDLIFTDIVMPEMDGFELCIEIRKIPELRALPIVVVSTHVDGNYIIKGLRTGADDYIAKPIERDLVEKVIARITATVLPPA, encoded by the coding sequence ATGCCAGGAACATTTGAAGGTCTGAAGGCGCTCGCCGTCGACGACTACGAAAATACCCGCAAAAAGCTGGTGGTTATCCTTCAACAGTTGGGCATCAGCGTGCTGGAAGCGGCCAACGGCGTGGAGGCCCTCGAAGTCCTGCGCACGAGCAAGGTCGACCTCATCTTCACCGACATCGTCATGCCGGAGATGGACGGCTTCGAGCTGTGCATTGAAATACGCAAAATCCCCGAATTGCGCGCCCTGCCGATCGTGGTGGTCTCCACGCATGTGGACGGCAACTACATCATCAAGGGGCTGCGCACCGGCGCCGACGACTACATTGCAAAACCGATAGAACGGGACCTGGTGGAAAAGGTGATCGCGCGGATCACCGCCACCGTGCTCCCCCCGGCATAG
- a CDS encoding chemotaxis protein CheW, which produces MAEKHGQAENMLVKLENLDQLLTLAGEVIITSSNLDLTYKHLQQLHDHKTPVPRETVDGAKDLAGTSAIISSNLHHLVQAIRTVDLTDLSFRTRRLVRDIARKTGKRVRFEFEGESTTVDKTIVEKLYDPISHQLRNAIDHGIEDTLTRQRAGKPEEGVVSLRASNSENETFIEIEDDGKGVDIQALRHKAVSMGIIAQEDPFTEDDALEIMCMPGVSTTAAVSEVSGRGVGMDVVREQITGMGGIVTFRSTPGKGSLFTFRVPLISAVNILDALVVRSGNYFFAFPINSVVTTISVERKDLHTTLQKGEMIQYLGHLLPLYSLNEVIDKGPLEDTGGLVQVLVVDHKGFSVALKISEFFSPQKLVIIPFNGALAVEGLSGTTILGGRKLGFIIDVPSLIDRAIGKRGVRGLRKTAEPGKKAGAMAAETSAAAETPEGGEYHAAAEPATSAAALAETGEIRVEDAAAATQEFIVEIEKLMPALNESLFALESDTGNADHINKAFRMYHTIKGNFIMIGFAKGGATIHSVESVLDRVRGGKAPMSAEVMDILMDGVAYIEEVVRSSKAGQWTDQPSTAILEASAKILPDEKPQTRRETDVTAEAVQLSHEAWYRANKYKKEMIPTYMAYIEFDAGKQPPFLAACLIYKRFTEIGDVLGTVPPLEDIEKGFMYGKIKVLFASAADAGILEEALVRISTRHYGAQVVKFSRFE; this is translated from the coding sequence ATGGCGGAAAAACACGGCCAGGCCGAAAACATGCTGGTAAAGCTGGAAAACCTCGACCAGCTGCTGACGCTGGCCGGCGAGGTGATCATCACCTCCAGCAACCTCGACCTCACCTACAAGCACCTGCAGCAACTCCACGACCACAAAACGCCGGTTCCCCGCGAAACGGTGGACGGGGCGAAGGACCTCGCCGGCACCTCCGCCATCATCTCGTCGAATCTGCACCATCTGGTGCAGGCCATCCGCACCGTGGACCTGACAGACCTCTCGTTCCGCACCCGCCGCCTCGTGCGCGACATCGCCCGCAAGACCGGCAAGCGGGTCCGCTTCGAGTTCGAGGGGGAATCGACCACCGTGGACAAAACCATTGTGGAAAAGCTTTACGACCCGATATCGCACCAGCTGCGCAACGCCATCGACCACGGCATCGAAGACACGCTCACCCGCCAACGCGCCGGCAAGCCGGAGGAGGGGGTGGTATCGTTGCGCGCCTCCAACAGCGAGAACGAAACCTTCATCGAAATCGAAGACGACGGCAAAGGGGTGGATATCCAGGCATTGCGGCACAAAGCCGTCAGCATGGGGATCATCGCGCAGGAAGACCCCTTCACCGAAGACGACGCGCTGGAGATCATGTGCATGCCGGGGGTCTCCACCACCGCCGCGGTTTCCGAAGTTTCGGGGCGCGGCGTGGGAATGGACGTGGTGCGCGAGCAGATCACCGGCATGGGGGGCATCGTCACCTTCCGCAGCACGCCCGGCAAGGGAAGTCTCTTCACCTTCCGCGTGCCGCTGATCTCCGCCGTCAACATACTGGACGCGCTGGTGGTCCGCTCGGGCAATTACTTTTTCGCCTTCCCCATCAACAGCGTGGTCACCACCATTTCGGTGGAACGCAAAGACCTGCATACCACGCTGCAAAAGGGGGAGATGATCCAGTATCTGGGACACCTCCTGCCGCTGTACAGCCTCAACGAAGTCATCGACAAGGGGCCGCTGGAAGACACCGGCGGCCTGGTGCAGGTGCTGGTGGTCGACCACAAAGGGTTCAGCGTCGCCCTGAAAATATCGGAGTTCTTTTCGCCGCAAAAGCTGGTCATCATCCCCTTCAACGGCGCCCTTGCCGTGGAAGGGCTTTCCGGCACCACCATCCTGGGCGGGCGGAAGCTGGGATTCATCATCGACGTGCCGTCGCTCATCGACCGCGCCATCGGCAAGCGGGGTGTGCGGGGACTGCGCAAAACGGCCGAACCGGGCAAGAAAGCCGGAGCGATGGCGGCGGAAACCTCAGCCGCCGCGGAAACCCCGGAGGGAGGGGAATACCATGCCGCGGCCGAACCCGCAACCAGCGCCGCCGCGCTTGCCGAAACCGGCGAAATCCGGGTCGAAGACGCCGCGGCCGCCACGCAGGAATTCATCGTGGAAATAGAAAAACTGATGCCCGCGCTCAACGAATCACTCTTCGCGCTGGAATCGGATACGGGCAACGCCGACCACATCAACAAGGCGTTCCGCATGTACCACACCATCAAGGGGAACTTCATCATGATCGGCTTCGCCAAGGGGGGGGCCACCATTCACAGCGTGGAATCGGTGCTGGATCGCGTGCGCGGCGGCAAAGCGCCGATGAGCGCCGAAGTGATGGACATCCTGATGGACGGCGTGGCCTACATCGAAGAGGTGGTCCGCTCCAGCAAAGCCGGACAGTGGACCGACCAGCCCTCCACCGCCATCCTCGAGGCAAGCGCGAAAATCCTGCCGGACGAAAAGCCGCAGACCCGCCGCGAAACCGACGTGACCGCCGAAGCGGTGCAACTCTCGCACGAAGCCTGGTACCGCGCCAACAAATACAAAAAAGAAATGATCCCCACCTACATGGCCTACATCGAATTCGACGCGGGCAAACAACCCCCGTTCCTCGCGGCCTGCCTCATCTACAAGCGCTTCACCGAAATCGGCGACGTGCTGGGAACCGTGCCGCCGCTGGAAGACATAGAAAAAGGGTTCATGTACGGAAAAATAAAAGTCCTTTTCGCCAGCGCCGCGGACGCGGGCATTCTGGAAGAAGCCCTGGTGCGGATATCGACGCGACACTACGGGGCGCAGGTGGTCAAATTCAGCCGGTTTGAATGA
- a CDS encoding response regulator translates to MTMNAYFITSGKYRPDPSLATLLEPHEIPAEEVEIAHDAEAVIPLFKDRDPGIVFIPPVWDDLFCVKVINNFETLRTPFETVIADQHPVVPNLVAAYNAGLAAFVELPVNADLFQQAITRCRGRLEKKMAALVAGNRLRAYERDAAPNVFSPQILERDQLLSQAFMDIIQRKGPLLGNSVRLLLVSSSEAQRQRFETFLRSIGLQIAAANDMREALRAVENSGPFAIVISDNILPDGDAFGLVNAMRKSLKDKMPRFIVMTGSPDKAYDLLRPESHIDDVILKPGPGHGIEMILPAVISGIYQIRG, encoded by the coding sequence ATGACTATGAACGCATACTTCATCACCAGCGGCAAATACCGGCCCGACCCTTCCCTCGCAACGCTGCTGGAACCCCACGAAATTCCCGCCGAAGAGGTGGAAATCGCCCACGACGCCGAAGCGGTGATTCCGCTGTTCAAGGACCGCGACCCCGGCATCGTCTTCATCCCGCCGGTATGGGACGACCTTTTCTGCGTGAAGGTGATCAACAACTTCGAAACGCTGCGCACGCCGTTTGAAACCGTTATCGCCGACCAACACCCGGTTGTCCCGAATCTGGTGGCGGCATACAACGCGGGCCTTGCCGCGTTTGTGGAACTGCCGGTGAACGCCGACCTTTTTCAGCAGGCAATAACCCGCTGCCGCGGCCGTCTGGAAAAGAAGATGGCCGCCTTGGTCGCCGGCAACCGGCTGCGGGCTTACGAACGGGACGCCGCCCCCAACGTCTTCTCACCCCAGATTCTGGAGCGGGATCAACTGCTCTCCCAGGCCTTCATGGATATCATCCAGCGCAAGGGTCCGTTGCTGGGAAACAGCGTCCGGTTGTTGCTGGTCTCCTCCTCCGAGGCCCAACGGCAGCGGTTCGAAACATTTCTGCGCTCCATCGGCCTCCAGATTGCCGCCGCCAACGACATGCGGGAAGCCCTGCGGGCCGTGGAAAACAGCGGCCCCTTCGCCATCGTCATCTCCGACAACATCCTGCCGGATGGCGATGCCTTCGGGCTGGTGAACGCGATGCGCAAAAGCCTGAAGGATAAAATGCCCCGCTTCATCGTGATGACCGGCTCGCCGGACAAGGCATACGACCTGCTGCGCCCCGAATCGCATATCGACGACGTTATCCTCAAACCGGGACCCGGCCACGGCATCGAGATGATCCTCCCCGCCGTCATATCCGGCATCTACCAGATTCGCGGGTAG